GACGCCTTCTTCACGTTTTTGTAATTATCCAATGGTTCACCCATTCCCATAAATACCAGGTTGGTGATCTCTTCTGAGCCGGGTACCGAGTAGACCTGGTTCAGTATTTCCGTAGCAGTGAGGTTGTCATGGAATCCCTGTTTACCCGTCATGCAGAAGTCGCAGTTCATCCTGCATCCCACCTGTGAGGAGACGCAGATGGTGAGGCGGTCCTCTTCGGGGATAGTCACTGTCTCGATAAATTTCCCGCTGTATGTCCTGAACAGCATCTTCCGTGTGCCGTCTACTGATGTCTGTATATCTAACGGTTCTGACCTTCCTATATCGAATTTCTCCGAGAGAAGTTGCCGGTTTTTTAATGAAATGTTGGTCATCTCATCGATGCGCTTCACCCGTTTCACATAGATCCAGTCGGCAATCTGCTTGCCGGTGAATTTGGGCAATCCCAGTTCAGTAACGCTTTCGGTAATTTCGGTAAGCGTCATCCCCAGAAGATATTGTTTTTGATCCATTTGCTGCAATTATAATTAGAGTGCAAAGATAGCACCAACCGACCGTTTTTCTTCTATCATAGTAATATAAAATGAATCTGTTTCATCTTCGGATTTGAAAAATCCTTATCTTTGCCATGAAACAAAATCATGTAAAAAGACAATGAAACGGACTATATTCTCACTTTTTTTCTTTTCAGCAATGACGATAACCCTTATGGCACAACATAATCCGGTACTGTTATTTCCCGACGGAGCACCGGGCGAATCCCGGAAGATGAAACAGGTAGATGACCTGGGTGGCAACAAGGTCGCCGGATGCCCTGTACTCCGTATCAGTAATGTGAGTGAACCGACGCTCACCTTTTATCCTGCACCTGCCGGCAATAATACCGGTGCCACTATCATTGTGAATCCGGGGGGCGGTTACAATATCCTGGCATATAACCTCGAAGGGTCTGAGATTTGTAAACGTTTCAACAGTTTCGGCGTCAACTGTGTATTGGTGAAATACCGTGTGCCGCGTCGTGAAGGATTGGAAAAGCATACAGCGCCATTGCAGGATCTGCAACGTGCCATTGCTTATACACGTTCCCATGCAAATGAATGGAATATCGACCCGGATAGGATCGGAGTGATGGGGTTCTCCGCCGGAGCACATCTCGCAGCCATGGCCAGTACGGCGTATGGAGAACGTACCTATCCGAAGACCGATGCTTTTGATGAGGCGAACCTTCGTCCCGATTTCTGTATCCTTATCTATCCGGCGTATTTATCGGGAGAGAATTTCTCGATTACTCCCGAACTGAAAGTAAATGCTGGCACACCTCCCACCATCCTTATCCAGACTCAGGACGACAAGAGCTATATCGACAGCAGTTTGTTTTATTATTATGCACTGAAACAGGCAAATGTGCCGGCAGCAATGCATCTGTATCCCTCCGGTGGTCATGGTTATGGATTACGCAATACCGGCCACACGGTCAATGAATGGCCTCACCGCGTCCTTTCCTGGCTGCGGGATATCGGAATGACAGGGAAAGTGAAGAGTGGAAAGTGAAAAACGAAGAATCTGCCCGCCGCAGAGGATGGAAAACCTGCCTGTTATAGGTACGGTCTATCCGCTGGACGGATGAAAATTAAAAGTTTAAAACCTGATCAAAGTATCTATATTTGCAGAATAAAATCACTACTGTCCAAAGAAATTACCCCATAGGTTCAGTTGATTTGAATCGGAATCATTCATAGGACGTTTAGGTTTAATAAACAGTTCGCCTAAAGGCTTCCTCTCAAAGAGTACTTTGCCGACGACTGACGATAAAATATAAAGTTCCTGATCAATATGAAACATCTTTCTGGCAATGGCAAGCAGCAGGTAATCGCAGATGGCAATCCATATCTGCGAGTATACCGTATTCTGGCTGGTTCCGTAGAACGCCTTGATGTTCAGATGTTGTTTGATCCATTTGAAGAAACACTCCACTTGCCAACGTTCCCTATAAAGTTCAGCAATGGTCAGGTAAGAATGTGTGAAGTCATTGGTCAGGAACCGATAGACATTTCCCGTGGCATAATCCTCATACACAACCATACGGAGTGTATCCGGATACCATCGGGAGGTTTTCAGTCCCGTAAGCCTGATAGTGGAATCGCTAACAACTCCAGTGCTTTTATCAACCGGATGCTCTTCTATCACCTCATACTTCATGTTGTCCTTGGCCCTGGTGACGAAGAAAGCCCGCTGGCGATCAAAGTGGAGGAACAACTGCTTGAAATCCACATATCCATTGTCCATGAGGTAATAATTACCAGGCTCCACGGGCACCAGGCTCATGGCTTTGGAGTCATGGACTGCAGCCTCCGTCAGATAAACAAATGTGGGAATCGATCCTCTCAAATCCAGCAGGGTATGCATTTTTACACCACCTTTATCATGATGAAGCCTTGCCCATGGACAGAGTTGCAGGCAAAGTTTCATAGTACTGCTGTCGAAAGCATAGACGATTCCGTCCACGTCGAGTCTGGAAGGCTCTTTGCGGTACAGGTGTCTCGCTTGTGCAATCAGTATCTGACCGAAGTCGTGATAGATCCGCCAATCCTTGGTTCCATTAATATGTGCCAAAGTCGAGCGTTGGATATATTTGATTCCGGAAGTGTACAACTTGGAGGACAGGGCAACCAGCGTTGCATCAATGCTGCGCAGGCTATCCTGACCGGTGAACTGGGCAAAACTCATCACCATGAACTGGTCTCTGCATTTGAACTCGATGGCATGTCGGTTGCCATTGTATCTCTTTACGCATTTATCAAACTCATATCTCGGTATGAGCGACATTATCTGAGCGAATACGGTCTTTCCCTGATTCATGATTTCTATCTCTTGCAATACTATTTGCAAAAGTATAAAATCAAATCCCGGAAAATATTTATTCGTGTAATGCATTAATATAAACTAATTTAAATCATGTCTGAGAAAATTTCTTTGGACACCAGTGATTCATTTTATACCCATATTCCCGGGCTAATGAATCGTAATCGTAATAAAAAGGGGCGCATATATCAATGATTTCTTCACTTTGTGCAAAAGAGCCGGGCATATTCACTATAAGAAATTCGGCTGCTTTTAGTTTTTGCGGATCATTCTTAAAATGTTCGAGTGCCTTCTCTAATTCAGTTTTATTTTTGCCGGCCAATCTGAGAACCTTTTCCAGTTTAGTATCATTCACTTCGTGACAAGATATTAACATACATGTATGTACAAACATTACACTGGTAATTAACTTTATGATTATTGTGATAAGTCCTGTCAGTTTCATGGATTACTATTGTTTTTTGTTTATGTCTCCACATTCATTAATGCCAAATCCGAAAATCCGGAATCACTTTTCGTCCTTCTACTCACTCGGTAGCCTGTGGCTACCAGAAGTGCGAGGCAAATATGCCCGATGAAAACTTCTTTCTATAGGCTGATTGATCTAAATTACCACCAAACCTGTTCTTCGTTTTCATACGTGAATATCCTTTCTTCCTGTCCTCGTGTATGATTTTTAAGTAAGAACAATGCGTTCGTCGGGCAATTATGGTAAATTAAAGAGTCATTCGTGGCTATCTGTTCTCCCAAAGATTTCCAACCTTTATTGTTCCAGAAAACTAACTCATATCTGTGTCCAATCTCAATGCAATTTCCATCATTTCTGGGTATAAATCTGATCATATCTATTTCTTTGGGTTCTGGAAATTCTAATCCAATCCAGGAGCCACTGGAAGTATGTCCGTCGAATGCAGTTAAAATATCCTTGTCAAATGCCTTTTCCTTTACATTTCCAAGATCTTTATAACTCCCTTCCGATCCTATTACTTTTCCTTCCACTTCCAATCCGTTTTTATCATAAAACATAATTTCGCTGATGGTTGAAAAACTTTCGTCCGTTCCTATGTATCGTACGTATTTAGTCTCTCCTTAATAAATCACTTTTATCAGGTCGCAAGTTGTAATCTCTGCTTGAAAAATATTCTGAGAACAAAATCCAAAAACTCTCTTACGAGTTTTTCCATCATTTTCTTCAAGTTCCAAGCCGTTGCAGCCATAAAAGCATTGATTTGTATGCCTTTTTCGCCCCACAAGTAGTTTTGTTCCATACGAAAGTCTTTTTTCAGATGTCCGATAATGGGTTCGATGGCTGCTCTGGCTCTACATTTGTTGCGTTTGCACCGTTTTTGATAAACCGTATCCGATGCTTTGGGTTTGTCGGGGGTAATGATGGTTACTCCCTTAATCTGCTTTCTGCCTTTCCCGCCACGATCGTATGCCAGCTCTTGGGGTAGTTTCAGCTTGTTCTGCTGCATTTGTTCCAATAAAGGATCGATGGTGTCTCCGTCATAAGGCGTATCCAAAAAAGCTTTTATCGCCGTGATAACTTTTCGACCTCTTTTTCCCGTAGTTATCAGTCCGACCTTATTGCCGAACTCATATTGTTTGTGCGTTTTGCCCTTGGGGATACAGCGTGTAAAAGGCTTGTGAAGGCTGTAAATCTTGTCTTTGTCATCTTTCTGTTGATTGATAACACGCTTGTAAAGCGACAGCTCTTTCCGGTAAAGCGCTTTTTGCTCATCGCTCATTTTGCGTTCAAGTTCTCGCAACAAGGCCCCTGCTATGGTTTTCAACCGTCGCTTTGCTTTTCCGGCTTTTTTTGCCCGCTTGGGATGCTTGCCGTTGTAAGTGTCGCGAACCAACTGCTTGCTCTCCCGTGTATAACGCTGACGCTGCTTAATACCCGATTCTTCGGCTATTTTATTGCATTTGTCGATAACCTTTTTACACAATTTGGCATCGGTGGGAAAAGTGGTGTTGTTTTCCTGGACTGTGGTGTCCGAAAGAACAAACTTGGATTGCCTGGGTACTTCTTTTCCGTGAAGATGCACGCTGTAGGCGAATATTTTGCCTATGCCTTCTTTTCCCACACGATTACGGAAGTGAACAAAATCACTCGGATCGAAAGGAAACTTGTGTTCGAAAAATTCTCCGCCACAAAAATACTGGAAGTAAACGTCTCGAACCCAAAACTCGGGTATACGTTCATCGCCGAGATTGTACAGATGCTTCAGCATCAAACAACCCACCATCAGACGAATGGGAACGCTTGGAGCCCCTTTTTCTGAATACAGCGGGGAAAACTCGTTTTCGAAGTATTCCCAATCTATTTTGTCTGCAAGCAAAACAAGTTCGTGCTTGCTGTCGATAAAGTCTTTCAGCATAGGACGGAATAAATCGCGCTGTCCTTTTTCCGGTAATTTTCCTATCATAATTTGCAGGGTTTCATACCGTAAAGATACAAAAAACGGCAAAAACACACAAGAAATACTAACGTTATTTTGCTGCTCATCAGATAATTATGCCTATTTTAAGGATCGACTAAATAAAAACAGATTGTTCCAACAGAAGTAATAATTATCAAATTTGGTTTCAAAGGATATAAAAATCCCAATTATTTATTTAAAATAATCGGGATTTTTTAGTTGAAAAAGGATCCAATAAATTTTTTTATTCTGTTATATTATTCTTTAAGATAGGTTTGCTACTATTTTCTGCATCTCACCTCCGTCCGGAAGATCTGCCGGATCTGTTGCTTTCACTGCTGCTCCTTGTTGATGAAGTGCTTGTAGCACTGCTGTTTCTACTTGACGAACTGGAGCTGGATCTTACCGTAGAACTTTGGTTGTTGCTCCCTGTGGAACTTGAATTCGAGCGTGTCGTAGTAGCGTTTCTATTACCCGAAGAATTTTCTGACCTTACAGTAGTATTGCTATTACTTCTGGTGGAACTTTGCGGTGTAACTGTGGTATTCCGACTGTTGGATGAGTTGCTTCGCGTATTGGTTACCGAACTGCTGTTGTTCCTGCCGGAAGAATTCTCCTGAGATCTAACAGTGGTACTTCTGTCATTGCTGCCGGATGGATTTTGCGATCTGACCGTTGTACCGCTATTGCTTCTGGTGGAACGTTCCGGTGTAACAGTGCTGCTCCGGGTGTTGGGTGAGCTGTTTCTTGTAGAACTCTCCGATGACCTTACTGTAGAGCTACGATTCGTGGATGTTCCGCTCCGTGAAGTTGTTCCTTCGGTGACCCTTGTATTGCTGTTGCTGCTTCTGACGGTTCCGCTGCCAGTGGTAGTATTTCTGTCAGTACTCCTGCCACTTACAGAAGATCTCGTGTTTGTGGTTCTGCCGCTGTTTGCATCGGGGCGATACACACTTACCGAATTACCACTAACTCTTGTTGCCCTGCCGGAACGGTTGTTGTTGCTTTCAAGTCGGCGTACCGTGGCTTTTCTACCTGTTTCACGTTCGTAGTCCCTGGCGCTTGGCCCGCTGTAGTAGCGGTTATCGTTATATATGTAAGTATTGTTGATGATAGTAGTCCTGTTGTAGATAGTAGGGCTGTACCTGTTATAATACCTGTGCATACTGCGATTATACATGTACCGGGAGGGTAGGAAAGTCCAGTAATTGTTGGGTGCATTCACATGGATATGGATATTGATTCCGGGACCCATTGGCGCCCATCCGTAATAACCGCCGCCGCTTCTCCATGTCACCCAGGCAGGTGCCCATTCGTAGCCGGGAACCCATGCCCAACCGTAGAAATCGTCATAATACCATCGCCCGTAATGGAAAGGAGCCCATCCCCATGAGAAACTCGATACCCAAGTATTTCCGTAATCGGTCATCACCCAGTAGCCGTTGGTAGCATACGGATGAAAGTCCCTTCCTACATTGGGTATCCAGATGCGGCCGTAGTTACGGTCGTTGATCCATCGACCGTGGGGTCTCAATTCGTTGTAGAATACGTTGAACGATATACCACCTCCTTGATAGCCGTCATCATAATATCCCTCTTCGTAATAATACTCGTCGTATCCCTGTGAATAGACATAATTCTGAGAGGTTCCGCATGACCATACTGCCAGTGCGATTACCGCGAGGATGAGGGGATGTCTTAAAGCTTTCATATCCGTAGTTATTAAAGGGTGTAACTTCATTTCTTTCTTTAGCAGTATGACATCCTTTTTACGGAATGGTTTAACAATTCAAGATTCAAAATTCAAAATTCAATATTCAAGATTTAACGGGAGTCGTTTTGGCTTCACCGAACATTGTTTCATTCCACAATTTCACAATTTGGCTTACACCGATTGTTAATTGACTACGTCGATTTATAATTCATGATTCAGTGAATTTTCACTACCTTCCCCATTTTTTACTCTTCACTCTTCACTCTTCACTTTTCACTTTCACTACTTAAATACCTGGTCGATGCCGGAGAATCCCATAAACGCCATGGCCATGATACCGGCGGTAATCAGTGCGAGGGGAATCCCTTTCATTGCCTTGGGTACTTTTGTGAGTGCCAGTTGTTCACGAATTCCGGAAAAAATGATCAATGCCAGTGCGAAGCCAATGGATGTGGCAATTGCGTAAATAACCGACTCCAACAGATTGTAATTTTTCTGTGTAACTAGGATGGCAACCCCCAGGATGGCACAGTTAGTAGTGATAAGCGGCAGAAATACGCCCAACGCCTGGTAAAGAGAGGGAGATATTTTTTTAAGGATAATCTCCACCATCTGCACCAATGCTGCGATTACCAGGATAAAGGTAATGGTCTGCAGGTATTCCAGTCCGAATGCTTCGAGAATCCCCTTTTGAAGAAGAAATGTGACGATGGTAGCAATGGTCATTACAAAGGTGACAGCCAATCCCATACCGATGGCAGTATCCACTTTCTTTGATACACCCAGAAACGGGCAGATACCCAGGAACTGGGCCAGTACGACGTTGTTGACAAATATGGCAACAATAATGATTCCTATAATTTCCATAATCATTCAGGGATTAGTTGGATTCTTTCTTTTGAAGCTTATTAAAAATGGCGATCAGGAATCCTAACACGATGAAAGCTCCTGGAGCCAATACAAATATCAATGATCCGAACTGCTCGGGATAGATATTCAGTGAGAAAATTTTTCCGGTACCCAGTAATTCACGTACAGCACCCAACAGGGTGAGTGCGAAAGTAAATCCCAGGCCGATACCAATACCATCGAAGACAGAAGGGAGTACACCGTTCTTTGAAGCAAACGACTCTGCACGTCCCAGTACGATACAGTTCACCACAATCAGCGGGATAAATATTCCCAAACTATCGGCCAATGCCGGTACATAGGCATTCATCAACATCTCAATGATCGTTACGAAAGTGGCGATCACTACGATATAGGCAGGGATACGTACCATATCGGGGATCACGTTTTTCAGCATTGAGATTGCTGCGTTGGAACAGACCAGCACGAACATGGTCGCCAGTCCCATACTCATCCCGTTGATGGCGGAACTGGTGGTTGCCAGGGTAGGGCACATCCCCAGCAGCAACACGAAAATGGGGTTTTCTTTAATAATGCCGTTGATCAGCACTTTCAGGTTGTCATTCATTGTCGTTTCCTCCCTCCTGTGATGTTATATCCTGTTCATCATTGTCATTTGTTTCCCCGGAACCGTTTGTTACGCTGCCTGATTGGGTGGTTCCGGTAGTGTCGCTTTCGGATTGGGTAGCTCCGCTTGTCGCATCCATATTTCCCGAGTAGGCGGCGTAAGCTCTGTTGATCGCTTCGAGAAATGCCCTCGAGGTGATGGTCGATGCGGTAATGGCATCCACATCTCCTCCGTCATTCGAGACGGCCAGGGCTCCTTTTGACAGGTCTCGTCCGATGATCGACTGCGACGGTTTGGCTGCATCCCTGAACCACTCTGACATCTTCGAACCCAGTCCCGGTGTCTCGGCATGTTGCAGTACAGAGTAATTCACGATCCTGTGTTCCATATCGAAACCTACCATGATTTGTATGTTTCCGCTGAACCCATTGTTGGAAAAACTGTTCAGTGCGTATCCTACGATCTCGTCCCCTTTCTTTGCGGGATAAACCAGCAGCGAGTCACCTTGCCCGGCCGGCATCACAAATGCTTCTGCGGTCGGGTCGTTATCGAATTCAGGGACTACTTCGCTGATGGCGTTCTGCAATTTCATCGCTTTGGCGTCTGCGATCGGTTTTGCCGTCATTTTGTTCACCTGTGCCAGTAGTACGGCCACCGTAAGACATATCAGCGACAGCGACAGGAACATATTTTTAAATGTTGATTCTAATTTAGCCATGTTTCACTACCTCCCCGAATCGTTTTGGCATTGTGTAATTGTTGATCAGCGGTGTAAAGGCATTCATCAGCAGGATTGCGAATGAAACCCCTTCCGGATAGGCCCCCCAAAGTCGTATGGCGACGGTGATAAAGCCGATGCCGGCACCGTAAATAAGCATTCCTTTTCTGGTCATCGGCGACGTTACATAGTCGGTCGCCATGAAGACCGCACCCAGCATCAATCCTCCCGAAAAGAGGTGGATCAGGGGGTTGTAGAGCGGGATGGGATTAAAAATATAGATTATCCCGGTAAAAATGGCTACTGTAGCCATAATAGAGACCGGGATATGCCATGTGATGACCTTCTTCCAGAGCAACCAGCCTAAGCCGAGAAGCAGTGCCAGGGCACTCATCTCACCGATGGAGCCGGCTTCGGTACCAAAAAACATCGTTTGTAAAGATGGTAGCAGTTCCGGATTCGACTTTAGATTGCCCAATACGGTCGCCGAAGTGACGGCATCGACTGTACCGGCAATATCGGGTGCCGGCCAGACGGTCATCTGTGCCGGGAACGAAATCAACAGGAATATACGTCCCGCGATGGCGGGGTTAAAGATATTATTACCCAGTCCACCAAAAGAGAGCTTAACCACGCCGATGGCGAACAGGCATCCCAATGCCAGTATCCATATTGGCAGATTAGATGGTACGTTGAATGCCAGCAGCACACCTGTGATGATAGCCGAGCCATCGAGCACGGTGGGCGTTTTTTTCATAATATACTTTACGATGAGATATTCAAATCCCACGCAAAACAGTACCGCCAAAGCGGTAATGATCAGTGCATCGAGCCGGAAGACGTACAAAGCGACCAGGAACGCCGGAACAAGTGCGATAAGCACCCCGTACATGTTTTTTTCAATCGTGTCCCCGCTGTGTATATGAGGTGAAGGGGAAACAACCAGTTTGTTCTCCATATCTAAAGTTACTCTAAGCGTTAGTTTTTCTATTCCTGATGATTGTGTTTACTCTGCCTTTACCCAACCTGATATAATCAAGCAGCGGGCGGTCTGCGGGACAGGTGTAACTGCACGAGCCGCATTCAATGCAATCGGTGATACGGTGTTTCTCCGCTCCGTCCCATACCTCGAACTCTGTCAGGTTCATCAGCAGGGTAGGGTTTAATCCCATGGGGCATACACTCACACATTTGGCACAACGGATACAATCCTTCATCGCCTTCCGCTTGGCCTCCAGTGTAGGAATGACCAATATACCCGAAGTTCCCTTGGTTACCGGCACATCTGTGCTCGCCAGTGCTTTCCCCATCATAGGACCGCCACTGACGATCTTGCCGGTGGTTTCCGGTAATCCGCCGGCTGCATTGATCAGGTTAGCTACCGGGATACCCACACGTGAGAGGATATTGCATGGTTGTTTTATATCTTTTCCGGTGACGGTTACCACCCGTTCAATCAAAGGCTTGTTTTTCTGTACCGCCTCATAGATAGCCAAAACAGTTCCTACGTTTTGTACTACCGCACCCACTGAAATAGGTAGGGCACCGCTTGGAACCTGTCGTCCGATCAGTGCGTCGATCAGTTGCTTTTCACCTCCCTGCGGATACTGTACCTTCAGCGCTTCCACACTGATACCGGGATATGCCTCTGCACATTTCCCGAATTTTTCGATAGCGTCTTTCTTATTGTTTTCAATACCTATGATGGCCTTGTCCACGTTCAATGCTTTCATCACGATAGTGATCCCCACCATGATCTCTTCCGTTTTCTCCATCATCACACGATGGTCGGAGGTGAGCCATGGTTCGCACTCCACTCCGTTGATGATCAGTATTTCGGGTTTCGATCCCGGTGGAGGGGTTAACTTTACGTGAGTGGGAAAGGTTGCGCCACCCATACCGACAATGCCGGCAGCGGCAATCTTGTCGAGGATCTCCCTGGATGAGAGGTTGCACTCTTTTTTCAGGTCCGATGAGCGGTCGATCGATTCTTCCCACTCATCACCTTCTACTTTGATGAATATGGCATCGCGCCTGTACCCGCTTGCATCGATCGCTTTGTCGAGTTTTAACACGGTACCCGATACGGATGAGTGGATATTGGCTGAAACGAACCCTACAATCTTGCCGATAAGAGTCCCCACCTTCACGGTATCGCCTTTTTTTACCACAGGTTGGCAGGGAGCGCCGATGTGCTGGCCCAGCGGAATAATCACCTGATTGGGAATAGCAATGGGTTGTATTGCGTTTCCGGCAGAGACTTTCTGCTCTTTCGGGTGAATACCGCCAATTCTGAAAGTTTTTAACATATATAATATACTTAAATCTTATGCGTCAACTGTAGCTGCTTCTTCTTTGGGTGATTTGTCTTTCCTTGGCGGGAAATTCAACTCCAGGATGGAATTGGTTGGACAAACCGGTACGCACTTGCGGCAGAGCCGGCATTTATCGTCAATGATATAAGCCAGGTTGTTTGTAATGGTGATAGCCTCGAAAGGACAAACCTGTTGGCATTTGCTACACCCGATGCATGCTACTTCGCACGACTTGCGGGCTACACCTCCTTTTTCCTCATTCACGCAGCTGACATAGATCCTTCTTGATTTAGGCCCCTGTTTACGTAGTTCGATGATATCTTTCGGACAGGCTTTTACGCAAGCACCACAGGCGGTACATTTGTCTTCCACCACTTCGGGGAGCATGGTCTCCGGATTGATGTGTATGGCATCGAATGTACATGACTCCTCGCAGTCTCCCAGGCCCAGACAGCCGAAAGAACATCCGGTGTCGCCACCGTAAAGTGCTGCGGCAATAGTACAGTTAGAGACTCCATCGTAGAGGTTGGTGCGTGGACGTTGGTCGCAACTACCGCTACAACGTACCACGGCTATCTTTTTTACAGCCACCGGGGCGGTTTGCCCTAGGATCTGGGCTACTTTGTCCATAGTGGGTTGGCCTCCTACGGGACAGTTGAGGCCGTCCAGGGTTTCGGCTTTTACACAGGCAGATGCGAATGATGCACATCCGGGAAATCCGCAACCTCCACAATTGGCAGCGGGTAGGGCATCCTGAACCTCCTGTATGCGAGGATCTTCTTCTACCTTGAATTTTTGCCCTATCAGGTATAATATGGCGGCACTACCGGCGCCGATTACACCCAAAGTTACTACAGCAGTAAGTAATACACTCATATTTTAAACTAAAAACTAAGAATTAAAAATTAAAAGTGAAAAGTTTAATTAAGATATCCGGTGTCTCACATGAACAATCTAATTTTTCACTATTCACTATTCATTTTCTTTATGTTGAATTGAAACGAATTTGCCATTTTTTTTCTCAGAAAATAAAGGATCAGGTAATAGGGAATAAGAGCGGTCATGGCGCTAATCGCTGCTTCTGTTTCACTAAAGTTCCATAATGATAGGGTGAGGATAAGCGTTAAGATGAGTATAACCAGCGGAAGAACAAATGCCCAGAAAACAGCCTTGTATCCCATTGACTCTTTTCCCTCGATAATGACCCGTTCGTTTTCACGAAACCGGCCGGAAAAGTCGACTACTTCAACCAGCTTCTCTTTCGAGTCGGCGGCCATGCATACACCCTTGGCATGACACGCACTGCAGGCCGATTGTTGCAGGATACGTACGGTCACTTGATTGTCGTTGATTTTCTCAATAATTCCTTCGTGTTCGATCATGAAACAATGGTAAAATGATCCTTATCCCTTACATCCAAATTAGAGGACAAAGTTAAGATTATTTTCGAGATAAGTAAAAGTTTTTTTGAACTTACTCATGACTTATATGTTATTAAACGACCAAAGTATTCGATATTCAATTTTTCATTCTGATACCTCCGTTTTAAATATAGATTTTATTTATGAGGTAGCCGCGATAAGTTTCTCTAAATTAGCCGAACATTTAGAGAAGGGTATTTGTTAAAAAGTTGAATAGCGGTGCAAAATAGCTAATCTTGCTTTTATTGAATTTTAAAAATAATGTATTTAATTACTCTATCTTTATGGTTTTTGACATTGACATGATCCGAAAGGTCTACGAACATCTTCCTGAGAAGATCAAACAGGCAAAAGATATTTTACAACGGCCTTTGACTTTAACTGAAAAAATCCTTTTTTCCCATCTCTGGCCCGGTGTTCCGGTAAAAAATTATCAGCGTGCCGGTGATTATGTGGATTTTGCCCCTGACCGTGTGGCTATGCAGGATGCTACCGCACAGATGGCACTGCTTCAGTTGATGAATTCCGGACGTA
This window of the Proteiniphilum saccharofermentans genome carries:
- a CDS encoding Fe-S cluster domain-containing protein, with amino-acid sequence MSVLLTAVVTLGVIGAGSAAILYLIGQKFKVEEDPRIQEVQDALPAANCGGCGFPGCASFASACVKAETLDGLNCPVGGQPTMDKVAQILGQTAPVAVKKIAVVRCSGSCDQRPRTNLYDGVSNCTIAAALYGGDTGCSFGCLGLGDCEESCTFDAIHINPETMLPEVVEDKCTACGACVKACPKDIIELRKQGPKSRRIYVSCVNEEKGGVARKSCEVACIGCSKCQQVCPFEAITITNNLAYIIDDKCRLCRKCVPVCPTNSILELNFPPRKDKSPKEEAATVDA
- a CDS encoding RnfABCDGE type electron transport complex subunit D, which gives rise to MENKLVVSPSPHIHSGDTIEKNMYGVLIALVPAFLVALYVFRLDALIITALAVLFCVGFEYLIVKYIMKKTPTVLDGSAIITGVLLAFNVPSNLPIWILALGCLFAIGVVKLSFGGLGNNIFNPAIAGRIFLLISFPAQMTVWPAPDIAGTVDAVTSATVLGNLKSNPELLPSLQTMFFGTEAGSIGEMSALALLLGLGWLLWKKVITWHIPVSIMATVAIFTGIIYIFNPIPLYNPLIHLFSGGLMLGAVFMATDYVTSPMTRKGMLIYGAGIGFITVAIRLWGAYPEGVSFAILLMNAFTPLINNYTMPKRFGEVVKHG
- a CDS encoding RnfABCDGE type electron transport complex subunit G, whose translation is MAKLESTFKNMFLSLSLICLTVAVLLAQVNKMTAKPIADAKAMKLQNAISEVVPEFDNDPTAEAFVMPAGQGDSLLVYPAKKGDEIVGYALNSFSNNGFSGNIQIMVGFDMEHRIVNYSVLQHAETPGLGSKMSEWFRDAAKPSQSIIGRDLSKGALAVSNDGGDVDAITASTITSRAFLEAINRAYAAYSGNMDATSGATQSESDTTGTTQSGSVTNGSGETNDNDEQDITSQEGGNDNE
- a CDS encoding SoxR reducing system RseC family protein; protein product: MIEHEGIIEKINDNQVTVRILQQSACSACHAKGVCMAADSKEKLVEVVDFSGRFRENERVIIEGKESMGYKAVFWAFVLPLVILILTLILTLSLWNFSETEAAISAMTALIPYYLILYFLRKKMANSFQFNIKKMNSE
- a CDS encoding RnfABCDGE type electron transport complex subunit E produces the protein MNDNLKVLINGIIKENPIFVLLLGMCPTLATTSSAINGMSMGLATMFVLVCSNAAISMLKNVIPDMVRIPAYIVVIATFVTIIEMLMNAYVPALADSLGIFIPLIVVNCIVLGRAESFASKNGVLPSVFDGIGIGLGFTFALTLLGAVRELLGTGKIFSLNIYPEQFGSLIFVLAPGAFIVLGFLIAIFNKLQKKESN
- the rsxC gene encoding electron transport complex subunit RsxC is translated as MLKTFRIGGIHPKEQKVSAGNAIQPIAIPNQVIIPLGQHIGAPCQPVVKKGDTVKVGTLIGKIVGFVSANIHSSVSGTVLKLDKAIDASGYRRDAIFIKVEGDEWEESIDRSSDLKKECNLSSREILDKIAAAGIVGMGGATFPTHVKLTPPPGSKPEILIINGVECEPWLTSDHRVMMEKTEEIMVGITIVMKALNVDKAIIGIENNKKDAIEKFGKCAEAYPGISVEALKVQYPQGGEKQLIDALIGRQVPSGALPISVGAVVQNVGTVLAIYEAVQKNKPLIERVVTVTGKDIKQPCNILSRVGIPVANLINAAGGLPETTGKIVSGGPMMGKALASTDVPVTKGTSGILVIPTLEAKRKAMKDCIRCAKCVSVCPMGLNPTLLMNLTEFEVWDGAEKHRITDCIECGSCSYTCPADRPLLDYIRLGKGRVNTIIRNRKTNA